TCCTTAATTTCTATTATATGACATGCTGACAGGTATTTCTCCGCCTTAGCTGTTTATTCAGAGGAACTGAGTGGTAGTTGTcaaacctttgcttttgaataacAGAATGCAAGGACTGAGTGTGTTCATTATAGGATGTCATTAATTTGAAGCTCttattttctaccttttcagttttgtggACCACACTGGAGCATATTTAAGACCCCTAATTCCAGGCTTcctttttcatctgcttttagAAATTCTCTTAGAAATAGGTTACAGATCCCTTCTGGTTCTTACCACTCTGCGATTCTATGATCTCAAGGTCTCAAGGTCAATGTCTGCAAATGACAGGATGAAAACAATTGCATGCTAAGGTGCTTTGTGTTGTGAGAGGTGCTTACAGCTGTGTTACAGTCCCAATGGGACCTGGAGTGGGCTTTGCAGACTGGTCTTTACACACAGAGTAACACAAGTGAAATCAATGGAACTTCTCCTGCAGCACACTTGTGCAACCTCTTCTGGACTTGAAGCACTGGGGCTCAGCAACAGGTTTGAGTAAGGGCTGACAAGTATACGTCTGTTCAACAGGATAATTCTTATTCTAGTTTCATGTTAAGTAAATCTGGGGCATTTGCAAATAACTCTCTACCCTTCTTTATGGTTTTTCAGAGTACTCTTGGGTGTAGAGTCTTTATAAGTGGACACCATTAAGTGCTAGTCTTGCTGGTGGGAGGATCCTCTTTTAATCAGCTCTGTTCATTCTTGATTTTATGCTAAAAACCCTGGAGTATGGATGCTTTGTTTCTCATGGATAGCTTCTGCTTtgttatttgcatttctgttactGGAAACTGGTTGTgaaatcttggaaaaaaatagatgtcTGTAATGAGATGTTTGTTTGAATTGTGCAAAATTTCAGTAGACTTTCTACTGTCAGACTGGTTTGTCACACAGGCAATGGTGATTGCTTTTAAGTAGCAAGTATATTGGCAGtagctgtttttcaaaaatctttatttGTAGTCCTCATTGGAATAAAGTTGATGCTTTCCCCTCCCCCTCAAGAATTTTGTTTACAATTACAGCCTGTAATGTGAACAGAAacttttaaagctgaaatactttaaatgtaGCAATACCCCAACAGTCTCTCTTTGTGCTTAAGTGCAATATTGCCATAAAGTGGCAATAGAAATATACCTGTCCCAGGGCTGGTGAAGTCAGTGAGATGATAGCTAGATTCCTACTGTGTTAAATAAGAGTAAAGCTGAATTGCCTGTACAGTCTGACTGCCAAGAAGCAACCTAAATGAATGCAATTTAAAGACTGTATTTTATCTGCCCTCTCTGTGCAACCAAAAGGAACAGTATGGTTTGTTTGCTCCCTACCCAGGTACTCATTCCAGCAGCAGTGTTCATTGGGCTTCACAATGATGACTGCTGTGAATGCTTTGGCCATGAGGGAGGTGGGAAGAGCTGTGCGGTAAGTGAGCCTGTAGATCCCAGTCCCAGGTAATCCCAAAGACAAGGTGATGACTGTGCTGAAGGTTCACGTTTATGTCTGCTGTGCAGATACTGTCCTCAGTTCTGGCAGCCTTTGTTGGGATCCTCGGCTCTGGATACTGTATAACCATTTCAGCACTGGGCTTGTCTCAAGGACCGTATTGTTTTACCCACCTAGAGAGAAACTGGATCTACCCTTTCACTGACTCCTCTGGAGGGTAAGTTATCTGTTCATGAGGATGTTATCTCTTCCCAATGTACACATGGGCTTTCAGCAATGTCCAGTAACCATATACCAAGATCTATTCATAGCTTTATCCTTCCCACTTAGTAAGAACTTAACAAATGGCATCAGTTACCCTCGCTGCTACAGCGTAAACCCAAATtcatagaaatatatatatttctgaatCCATCGAATATATGGTTCATGTCCATGAACATCtcaaacaaaatacaaagttttaGGACTTTGAAGAATTTACAAACTAGGAATAGTGGTTGTTAAGATGTTTGTCTCATCATTTGTGTAACAGTCTGTTTTGTTAGGCTTGCTTCTGAAGCTGCTTTGCACCAGCATAAAGTGGCACAATGCACACATTAGTGACAATGGCATAGAATCTCATAAATGAAACTTGAGAAGGTTTACAAGAATTTTTGTACACTGCAAGGCAGAGAGGGCAAGAAGCTCCTCCCTAATTATCCCTAATTAAGGTtctcctgcaaaaaaaaaagcctcagtcTGCTATTCCCCATTAATGCACATAAATTCTGATGTGGATATCATGGCATGTTTTTAAAGTGTCTGTATGGttggcagcctcagggctgtaTCTAGCAACAGCTTATGGCTGATGCCAGACTAGAGGCAGTTGGAGTACTAAGAAGCCACATAAAGCTCTTTGCAGTAGAGtttgaattttatatttcacttgTATCTCTCCCAAGAGGAATCATTCCTCCTTCTTCATTCCCCTGACCATGACTGAGTGTAGAAGAACTAGGCTGAGTCCTTGCTGAAGGCAAGTGCTGATGTTCTTAAGTCGTGAGTGAGCAGTAACAGCTGAAATACTGGAGTACCTCACTAaatttgttctgtgtttggCTTATCCAAGTAAGCATGTGAGGGCCCAAAGACAGCAACACAGGAGAGAAAGCAACCCATTTGCCTCAGATCAGTGACTGCTATCTTGAGAAAAAAGGCCCAGTCCTGCAAACCTCTGTGGTTATTTTGAGAAAAACCTTTGCTCTTTCAGCTTTCTTGAGTTTGTGCCTCAGTTTaatcagcagcaggaaattctgtctttatagtttagatttttttaaaaaaagaaattaagactTAGTAAAAACATGTGGTTGATATTTCAACATGTCTCTAAACCAAATAAACCTTGCATGGAGTAAACAATTGCTTTTTCTATCCCCTTAGGAATAGATTCCTAAGGGAACCTAGCCTATTAGGACTATAGAGTCTTAATACCCTCAGTGCAGTTACAGACTAGATATAATTTGGTTCTAGTATATAGTAAATATCCAACTCTAACACAACGTTAATATACTTTTAATTGCTGTGCACAGGTACTTGTTTGAGTATAACAAGTGGTCTGAATGTCAGGAACCTCAAAACATTGTGCAGTGGAACGTCACCCTCTTTTCCATCCTCCTTGTTTTGGGAGGAATAGAATTCATTCTGTGCTTCATACAGATAATCAATGGCATTCTTGGAGGACTGTGTGGGTTGTGCTGCAGTCATGAGGAGGTAAGTAATTTGCAGATATACCCATGCTTCTCAGATGAACATGAAAATTGTTACTTATACTACTGTGGAGTTTTACTCAGCAGTTACTTTATAAGTATTCTTAAGCAACAGTTCCCTCTACAGCTGTTTCTATAGCCCTGCTGGGATTAAAATTTTCATGTAGTGTTTGATCACAtgttttcagctgcttcctTAACTGTCACCGTGACATTAATCTGCATGAGAACTAGGAGCTGGAGGGCTTTTATCTGTCCAGTGACACATGATCATCAGCACTGTATAGCTGATATAACTGAGATACAGATCTCCTGGCGGTTGTGGTCTTTGCCTAAACCACTGTTGAATAGTGTGGTGTTTGTTCTAAGTGTTTTGTGTTAGCCTTGTGTTTTGTCCACAGCAGCTCACAATGACAATATGCTGCGTATAATGAAAACCGCAGCATCCTGGCCTTGCTTAGTGGAAATAAGAGAATTAAATTACACATAGCTAACAAAATCTTCAAACAGATCTGGAAGGGTTTTGaaggtggatttttttattatttttttattttttttgtgaagaaaagaaattttctccaattttctttaaagctttgTCAAATAGTTTGGGCATATTCCAAAATCACTCTCAGAGTGCTAGTGTCGGATAGCTGGATAGCACCATGGCTTCAAGTATGAACCACATATAATTTATATCACACACTATAGGTAAGCATgtgtttcacatttttcattgaCATAGTTGAGTGTTGGGGCTCTTTCAAAGCTAttactcttttcttcttcctgtcttCCTTGCTCTAACTACAGTATAGAAGAGCTATGCTGTAGTTTTCTAAATGTGATCAgcttaatttttgcatttttagttGGATACAATAGTAGCATTCTTTCCATTAATAcgtttcttcctttttgtccCCCCCACAGGCATACGTTTGCTAGAACCTGACAATGCATTGACATCGATGCATTTGTGTGCTGTAATGAATATACtgtggatttgttttttaacattCTGTGCATACTGAAATTCACATT
The Parus major isolate Abel chromosome 9, Parus_major1.1, whole genome shotgun sequence DNA segment above includes these coding regions:
- the TM4SF1 gene encoding transmembrane 4 L6 family member 1 isoform X2, which translates into the protein MCFGRCVRCVGYKLLILALLCIVANTLLYFPNGETRYASEHHLSKYVECLHGILGGGFLVLIPAAVFIGLHNDDCCECFGHEGGGKSCAILSSVLAAFVGILGSGYCITISALGLSQGPYCFTHLERNWIYPFTDSSGGYLFEYNKWSECQEPQNIVQWNVTLFSILLVLGGIEFILCFIQIINGILGGLCGLCCSHEEAYVC
- the TM4SF1 gene encoding transmembrane 4 L6 family member 1 isoform X1 — its product is MALPPQLSPGHAHVPMHSTITSASKTLMQGILQVLIPAAVFIGLHNDDCCECFGHEGGGKSCAILSSVLAAFVGILGSGYCITISALGLSQGPYCFTHLERNWIYPFTDSSGGYLFEYNKWSECQEPQNIVQWNVTLFSILLVLGGIEFILCFIQIINGILGGLCGLCCSHEEAYVC